The following DNA comes from Bryobacteraceae bacterium.
GCCCTGCAGGGCGAAGGTGCCGGCGCCGAGCACGCGTCCGGGGGTCTTCGCGTCGGGCCCTTTCCAATCGGCGGGCTGGGCCCAGTCGACGACTTGCTTGCCATCGACGAAAACGCTCACGTGGTTATCCTTCACCACGATGTGCTCGGTGAACCAGGTCTTGTCCTGCGCGGCGCGGTCTCTGTAGTCCTGGACCATGTAGAGGCTGCCCGTCTTGCGGGGGTCGCGCTCGAAGGTATTGTTGACCTGCACCTCGAATCCCTTGTCGGGCCAGCTCTTTTCCTGGTAGACGGTGTGAAAGTAGATGCCGCCGTTAGAGTTCGCCTCGGTCATCACGTCGACCTTCAACTCAAAGTTTTTCCAATTGTGGTTGTTCACCTTGCCGGTGTAGTAAAGGTGGCAGCGAGGGCCGTTGGCGACGATCGCGCCGTCCTTGAAGGAGAACGTCCCCTCGTTTTCCTGGGCCTTGGTCCAGCCGTCGAGGTTCTTGCCGTTAAACAGGGAGGTGAAGCCTTTCTCCGGCTTGTCGGCGGCGAAGGCGAACGATGCGGCGAGCGCGAACAGGGCAACCGTTTTCATATGGCCTTATTCTACCTTGGGCGCGAGGATGCGGGGCAGTAATTCTCCGGCTGCGCCGCGGCTGTGAGCGACGTCGAGGAGGCGGGGTAAACCTGCGCGCTGGTTCCAACGATGAGGAGGACGGCGGAGGAGTGAGCTGCTTCAACCGCATCGCGCCAGGGTCTTCCGGGAGGGTCTCGCCGAACCGGACGACGCCGGGGAAGAGGAGACCGCCGCAGGGGCAGCGGGGCGGGGAAGCGGGACGCGGGGATCGTGGGATTCGGCGCGGCAGGCGAGGCAGCGGAGCGTCCAGATATCCCCGTGCAGTTTGGCGATCTGGCGAGAGCCCGCGGTCGTGAAGTCCGTCGACGTTCTGGGTGGCTCCGGTGAGCACGGCGATGGAGCCGGCATCCTGGAGGAGTGCACGGGCGTGGCGGAGGGGGCCGGGCATGGGTGGGGCGGATTCTATTGTAAGGACGATCCTACCCAGGGCCGT
Coding sequences within:
- a CDS encoding DUF1080 domain-containing protein, producing MKTVALFALAASFAFAADKPEKGFTSLFNGKNLDGWTKAQENEGTFSFKDGAIVANGPRCHLYYTGKVNNHNWKNFELKVDVMTEANSNGGIYFHTVYQEKSWPDKGFEVQVNNTFERDPRKTGSLYMVQDYRDRAAQDKTWFTEHIVVKDNHVSVFVDGKQVVDWAQPADWKGPDAKTPGRVLGAGTFALQGHDPGSTVYYKNIRVKALK